One window of the Pyrinomonadaceae bacterium genome contains the following:
- a CDS encoding pitrilysin family protein, whose product MQTSFLVPHTSIEQFTLDNGLRVVLNQDKSVPVVSVSVYYDVGSRNEPEGRTGFAHLFEHMMFQGSENVPKAAHFQFISNAGGTMNGTTSSERTNYFETLPASELPLALWLESDRMRSLNVTQENLDNQREAVKEEKRLRYDNQPYVNGFLRLFEMSFKNPANAHSTIGSMEDLDAATVDDVREFFRVYYAPNNAVLSIAGDFDIAEATELVHKYFATIPSQPAPPPVDVSEPVEVAERLDTFVDKLAPVPAFALGWKIPPRRTPAFYALSLGSHLLFEGESARLYQKLVKGEESVVQIQGGIDERRGPSGLFIVVIPKPDSEGAQIRDSIFNEIKDLATRGPSEEEMEKLRNNLFNGDVRSRQSSQFRSQQIAEYTLYDGDPNLFNSELQRYLDVTADQIRDAVASNIDTDNRVLLEIVPAPIEAAPGEPQPSGEPKQPAAPPPQVPPAPAKEPAPTGPIAASDEQSVLVGKS is encoded by the coding sequence GTGCAGACTTCTTTTCTCGTTCCACATACATCCATCGAACAATTCACCCTGGACAACGGTCTGCGGGTCGTCCTCAACCAGGACAAATCCGTTCCGGTAGTTTCTGTCAGCGTTTATTACGACGTTGGCTCGCGCAATGAGCCCGAAGGGCGCACCGGGTTTGCTCACTTGTTTGAGCACATGATGTTTCAGGGTTCTGAGAATGTGCCGAAGGCTGCGCACTTTCAATTCATCTCAAACGCCGGTGGCACGATGAACGGCACGACCTCCAGCGAACGCACGAATTATTTCGAGACTTTGCCGGCCAGTGAGTTGCCCCTCGCGCTTTGGCTGGAAAGCGATCGCATGCGCTCCCTCAACGTGACGCAGGAGAATCTTGATAACCAGCGCGAAGCCGTAAAAGAAGAAAAGCGTCTGCGCTACGACAATCAGCCTTACGTGAACGGTTTTCTGCGTCTGTTTGAGATGAGTTTCAAGAACCCCGCGAACGCGCACTCGACGATTGGTTCGATGGAAGACCTCGATGCCGCGACCGTGGATGATGTGCGCGAGTTCTTTCGCGTTTACTACGCGCCAAATAATGCCGTGCTTTCAATCGCCGGCGACTTTGATATTGCCGAAGCGACGGAGCTGGTTCACAAATACTTCGCTACGATTCCGAGCCAGCCGGCGCCGCCGCCCGTTGATGTGAGCGAGCCGGTCGAAGTGGCTGAACGCCTCGACACATTCGTTGATAAGCTCGCTCCGGTGCCCGCGTTTGCGCTTGGCTGGAAGATTCCGCCGCGCCGCACCCCTGCTTTTTACGCGCTCTCGCTGGGCAGTCATCTACTGTTCGAAGGAGAAAGCGCGCGGCTTTATCAGAAACTGGTGAAGGGCGAAGAGTCAGTCGTTCAAATCCAGGGCGGCATCGACGAACGTCGTGGGCCGTCTGGTCTGTTCATCGTGGTGATTCCCAAACCGGATAGTGAAGGCGCCCAAATCCGCGACAGTATCTTCAATGAGATCAAAGACCTGGCGACGCGTGGACCGAGCGAAGAAGAGATGGAGAAGCTGCGCAATAATCTTTTCAACGGAGATGTGCGCAGTCGGCAATCTTCACAGTTCCGTTCACAACAAATCGCCGAATACACCCTCTACGACGGTGACCCGAACCTCTTCAATTCTGAGTTGCAAAGGTATCTCGACGTGACCGCGGACCAAATCCGAGACGCCGTCGCGAGTAACATCGATACCGATAATCGGGTGTTGCTCGAGATCGTGCCCGCGCCGATCGAGGCTGCGCCTGGCGAACCCCAACCTTCCGGCGAGCCGAAACAGCCCGCGGCGCCGCCGCCGCAAGTCCCACCTGCGCCGGCGAAAGAACCCGCGCCCACGGGTCCGATTGCCGCTTCCGACGAACAGTCAGTTCTCGTCGGGAAAAGTTAA
- the mscL gene encoding large conductance mechanosensitive channel protein MscL codes for MLKEFKEFIARGNVIDLAVAVIIGVAFGRIVTSLVEGIIMPPIGLLLGKIDFASLFVVLDSSKGVPVSLADAKTKGVPVVAYGQFINDIINFVIIAFVIFLVVKFVNKVRRKDISTKDCPACLTSIPLAASRCAACCSDLKAA; via the coding sequence ATGCTGAAAGAGTTCAAAGAATTCATCGCGCGAGGCAATGTGATCGATCTCGCGGTTGCCGTTATCATCGGCGTCGCGTTCGGCAGGATCGTCACGTCCCTGGTCGAGGGCATCATCATGCCGCCAATTGGTCTGCTGCTAGGCAAGATCGATTTCGCAAGCTTGTTCGTCGTGCTCGACAGCTCGAAAGGCGTTCCCGTTTCGCTGGCTGACGCAAAGACGAAGGGCGTTCCGGTGGTCGCTTACGGCCAGTTCATTAACGACATCATCAACTTTGTGATCATCGCGTTCGTGATTTTCCTTGTGGTGAAGTTCGTCAACAAGGTGCGCCGCAAGGACATTTCGACGAAGGATTGTCCGGCGTGCCTGACCTCGATCCCGCTGGCGGCCTCGCGCTGCGCTGCGTGCTGTTCGGATTTAAAAGCGGCCTAA
- a CDS encoding Maf family protein — translation MEDSRNNQTNVREGSDLIPAGRDSSATAPSPVQLPKLLLASSSPRRAQILEMIGWPFEVGAIEVDESLRDDESPREYVARLAAAKAEASGGVHAHRPIVAADTTVVVDEHILAKPVDSEDARRMLRLLQGRWHQVLTGVALISESGIEVDVEMTEVRFAPMSNTEIAWYVETGEPMDKAGAYAIQGKGARFIEGIRGDYFNVMGLPVRLLYDLIRR, via the coding sequence ATGGAAGATTCGCGAAACAACCAAACGAACGTGCGCGAAGGTTCTGATTTAATCCCGGCCGGCCGGGATTCATCAGCGACAGCGCCTTCACCGGTCCAATTGCCCAAGCTGTTACTGGCTTCTTCAAGTCCGCGACGCGCTCAAATCCTGGAAATGATTGGCTGGCCTTTCGAAGTCGGCGCGATCGAAGTTGACGAATCATTACGCGACGACGAGAGCCCGCGTGAGTATGTGGCGCGGCTTGCGGCTGCAAAGGCTGAAGCGTCGGGTGGCGTTCATGCGCATCGACCTATTGTCGCAGCTGACACCACGGTCGTGGTTGACGAACACATTCTCGCCAAGCCCGTGGATTCAGAGGACGCCCGGCGAATGTTGCGCCTGTTACAAGGACGCTGGCATCAAGTGCTCACTGGTGTCGCGTTGATCTCAGAATCGGGGATCGAGGTTGACGTCGAAATGACTGAAGTACGATTTGCGCCGATGAGCAATACCGAAATCGCCTGGTATGTTGAAACCGGCGAGCCGATGGACAAAGCCGGCGCGTACGCGATTCAAGGCAAAGGCGCGCGCTTCATCGAAGGGATTAGAGGCGACTACTTCAACGTGATGGGGTTGCCGGTGCGGTTGTTGTACGACTTAATTCGCCGGTAG
- a CDS encoding POTRA domain-containing protein, with translation MHRSIRHRQSRLFLLAGVALLCASAAVSAQEGTTLRKIEIVGLQQRSLEQVIATSGLKVGEKINASMMDAAADRLMRSGWFQTVNYRVRNADGDTTVVFEVMEKVAAINVASAETLGRVVWIGNAALTSEDLSVALGLRIGGPSSQTKIDEGLGRVRRAYARRGYINAQVTDVTRTVDARRANYQFTIREGEQYRMGFLSITGLGPAETGQLKSRWTLANGAVFDDSYSDRFRTTVLHPFVVVRTQRTGIRSRFEISTKPDSQKQTVDVIITFK, from the coding sequence ATGCATCGTTCTATTCGCCATCGCCAAAGCCGACTGTTCCTCCTCGCGGGTGTGGCTTTGCTTTGCGCCTCTGCCGCAGTCAGCGCTCAAGAGGGAACGACTTTGCGCAAGATCGAGATTGTCGGCCTCCAACAACGGTCACTGGAGCAGGTCATCGCGACGAGCGGACTCAAAGTAGGCGAGAAGATCAATGCTTCAATGATGGACGCAGCCGCGGACAGGTTAATGCGCTCCGGTTGGTTTCAGACTGTGAATTATCGCGTGCGCAACGCCGACGGTGATACGACTGTCGTGTTCGAGGTGATGGAGAAGGTCGCGGCAATCAACGTCGCATCTGCCGAAACTCTCGGTCGCGTGGTTTGGATCGGCAATGCTGCGTTGACCAGTGAGGATTTATCTGTCGCTTTAGGTTTGCGCATCGGCGGCCCTTCCTCGCAAACAAAGATCGATGAAGGCCTCGGCCGCGTTCGACGCGCATACGCGCGCCGTGGGTACATTAACGCGCAGGTCACTGATGTAACGCGAACTGTTGATGCCCGTCGTGCGAATTACCAATTCACGATTCGCGAAGGGGAGCAATATCGGATGGGCTTCCTGTCGATAACTGGTCTGGGCCCAGCCGAAACGGGTCAGTTGAAAAGCAGGTGGACACTTGCCAACGGCGCAGTTTTCGATGACTCGTACTCGGATCGATTCAGAACGACAGTCCTACACCCATTTGTCGTGGTCCGCACGCAACGCACCGGCATTCGTTCGAGATTCGAAATCAGCACTAAGCCGGACTCTCAGAAACAAACAGTTGATGTCATCATCACGTTCAAATGA
- a CDS encoding response regulator, producing MQAQTAINRTRPQQTILLVEDFDDTRLMMKLWLQKKGYRVIEAENGEQAVELAQSEQPDLIIMDMMMPGLGGLDATRQIREYQSLRQTPIVAVSAYGADEYRARALDAGCTDYVPTPFDPTALSQLIERLLAT from the coding sequence ATGCAAGCTCAAACTGCCATTAACCGTACCCGTCCGCAGCAGACTATTCTGCTGGTCGAAGACTTTGACGATACGCGTCTGATGATGAAGCTCTGGCTGCAGAAGAAAGGTTACCGCGTAATCGAAGCCGAGAATGGCGAGCAAGCGGTCGAATTAGCGCAAAGCGAACAGCCTGATTTGATCATCATGGACATGATGATGCCGGGATTAGGCGGCCTTGACGCGACCCGGCAAATCCGCGAGTATCAGTCTCTCCGCCAGACGCCAATTGTCGCCGTGTCGGCTTACGGCGCTGATGAATATCGAGCCCGGGCTCTGGACGCCGGTTGCACCGATTACGTCCCGACGCCGTTCGATCCCACAGCGTTGAGCCAACTGATCGAGAGATTGCTCGCCACATGA
- a CDS encoding DUF721 domain-containing protein produces MIDAALLLPKILAGAGENAALAEMVAKIAWRRVSGEGLRDHAVPSRLQEKTLTVAVADAAWQKQLQPMSAELIFRINKLLRQKVVERIEFRIDPRALGSLTVQRRSTPRVAGPLPPVIVSSVAGIEDSELRERFMRAAENCISRRDNLGTGKSAV; encoded by the coding sequence ATGATTGATGCAGCGCTTCTATTGCCGAAGATACTCGCGGGTGCGGGGGAGAACGCGGCCTTGGCTGAGATGGTCGCGAAGATCGCCTGGCGGAGAGTTTCCGGTGAAGGCCTGCGCGATCATGCCGTTCCGTCTCGGCTTCAGGAGAAAACTCTGACTGTGGCCGTCGCGGATGCAGCCTGGCAAAAGCAACTTCAGCCGATGTCGGCTGAGCTGATTTTCCGCATCAACAAGTTATTGCGACAGAAGGTTGTGGAGAGGATTGAGTTTCGCATCGACCCGCGCGCGCTCGGCAGTCTTACCGTGCAACGTCGTTCCACGCCGCGAGTTGCCGGACCGTTGCCGCCCGTTATTGTTTCGTCAGTGGCAGGAATCGAGGATTCGGAACTTCGCGAAAGATTCATGCGCGCTGCGGAAAACTGCATCTCGCGGCGCGACAACCTGGGGACAGGGAAATCCGCAGTTTGA
- the gatC gene encoding Asp-tRNA(Asn)/Glu-tRNA(Gln) amidotransferase subunit GatC, with protein sequence MPISESDIEKIAQLAHLEITDGECRTFAPQIAEIVAYVEQLNEIDTSGIAPALGGLTPEGERTDSSRPDEVQPSLGQKLALDQAPDPASGHFRVPKVLG encoded by the coding sequence ATGCCTATTTCCGAATCTGACATCGAAAAGATCGCGCAGCTCGCCCATCTGGAGATCACTGACGGCGAGTGCCGCACGTTCGCGCCGCAAATCGCGGAGATAGTCGCTTACGTTGAGCAACTTAATGAAATCGACACGAGTGGAATCGCGCCCGCGCTCGGCGGTCTGACGCCGGAAGGCGAACGCACTGATTCATCGCGCCCTGACGAAGTGCAACCGTCGCTCGGGCAGAAACTCGCACTCGATCAGGCGCCCGATCCAGCGTCGGGACACTTTCGCGTTCCGAAAGTCCTGGGCTAA
- a CDS encoding KpsF/GutQ family sugar-phosphate isomerase produces MSETHSQVIELLRAESDAIAKAAARLQPGDIDPAIDLLAKCRGKVIVLGVGKSGIIGQKIAATMTSSGTAALFLHPSDARHGGLGIVTADDAVVMLSNSGETSELLELLPYLKQRDVPLIAILGNVNSSIAHRADVVIDASVDQEACPLNLAPTASTTVALAIGDALAMTLMRAKGLTENDFASNHPGGQLGKRLTLRVADLMHGGTENPMIAPDAAWMDIVSTISHFGLGAVNVVNGDGRLAGVITDGDLRRSLQRIAAKDLAFANITCDELMTRDPVVATPAMLAYDALRLMEERSSQISVLPVVDDEKKCVGLIRLHDIVRSGL; encoded by the coding sequence ATGTCTGAGACGCATTCACAAGTCATTGAACTGCTGCGCGCGGAATCTGATGCGATTGCCAAGGCCGCAGCGCGCCTGCAACCGGGCGACATTGATCCGGCGATCGATTTGCTGGCGAAATGCCGCGGCAAAGTGATCGTGCTCGGCGTCGGCAAGTCCGGCATCATTGGGCAGAAGATCGCGGCCACCATGACCAGCAGCGGCACCGCCGCGCTGTTTCTGCATCCATCCGATGCCCGGCACGGAGGGCTCGGGATCGTTACCGCCGACGATGCAGTCGTAATGTTGAGCAACAGTGGCGAGACCTCTGAGCTGCTCGAACTGCTGCCGTATTTGAAGCAGCGCGACGTGCCGCTGATTGCGATTCTTGGCAATGTGAACTCCTCAATCGCGCACCGCGCAGATGTGGTGATCGATGCTTCGGTCGATCAGGAGGCGTGTCCGTTAAATCTCGCGCCGACCGCTAGCACTACGGTCGCGCTGGCAATCGGAGACGCGCTCGCGATGACGCTGATGCGGGCAAAGGGTTTGACGGAAAATGATTTCGCTTCGAACCATCCCGGCGGCCAGTTGGGCAAACGCCTGACTTTGCGGGTAGCGGATTTGATGCACGGCGGAACTGAGAATCCGATGATCGCGCCTGACGCAGCCTGGATGGACATTGTGTCTACGATTTCGCATTTCGGACTCGGCGCCGTGAACGTGGTTAATGGCGACGGAAGGCTGGCGGGCGTGATCACCGACGGAGATCTGCGCCGTTCGCTGCAAAGAATCGCGGCCAAAGACCTCGCCTTCGCAAATATTACCTGCGACGAATTGATGACCCGCGACCCGGTCGTGGCAACTCCGGCAATGCTGGCCTACGACGCTTTGCGGTTGATGGAAGAACGGTCTTCGCAAATCAGCGTCCTGCCGGTAGTTGATGACGAAAAGAAATGCGTTGGGCTGATTCGTCTGCATGACATCGTGCGCAGCGGGTTGTGA
- a CDS encoding alpha/beta fold hydrolase, whose protein sequence is MISNLTDDRDETHAPSLLDQVTAKFQEKPFVPARFFTQGDMQTLAAYFWPGRFRPRDVTEDEERLFEVEPGSQVLARCRWQPDRTRYPTVVLWHGLEGSSASAYMLTTAGKIFQRGFNVVRMNIRNCGGTEHLTPTLYHGGLTHDLRAVLAELIDRDRLSRIVIGGFSLGGNLTLKLAGELGDEAPEQLKGVVAISPSVDLQASSDLLKQPRNFVYHRNFLYYLKRRILLKQQRYPELYDSAPLASISSLVQFDDHYVAPAFGFADARDYYAKASALPFLTRIRVPTLIIHAQDDPFIPYTPLAESLNPQPQSDSSSVVLTTDNENVMLVGPARGGHVAFVGADSLDEDRFWAENRLVDFSEIVAGD, encoded by the coding sequence ATGATCTCCAACCTTACCGACGACCGCGATGAAACACACGCGCCGTCGCTCCTCGACCAGGTAACGGCCAAATTCCAGGAGAAACCGTTCGTTCCGGCCCGCTTTTTCACCCAGGGCGACATGCAAACGCTGGCAGCGTATTTCTGGCCCGGAAGATTTCGCCCGCGAGATGTCACCGAGGACGAAGAGCGTCTGTTTGAAGTCGAACCGGGCAGCCAGGTGCTGGCGCGTTGTCGGTGGCAACCCGATCGCACCCGCTATCCAACGGTGGTTTTGTGGCACGGGCTTGAAGGTTCATCCGCGTCCGCCTACATGCTGACGACAGCCGGCAAGATTTTCCAGCGCGGCTTCAACGTCGTGCGCATGAACATTCGTAACTGCGGCGGGACAGAGCACCTGACACCGACGCTTTACCACGGCGGCTTGACGCACGACTTGCGCGCAGTCCTCGCTGAATTGATTGATCGCGATCGTCTGTCGCGCATTGTGATCGGCGGGTTTTCGCTCGGCGGTAACCTGACTTTGAAACTCGCGGGCGAATTGGGCGACGAAGCTCCCGAACAACTCAAGGGTGTCGTCGCCATTTCACCGTCTGTCGATCTGCAAGCGAGTTCTGATCTTCTGAAGCAGCCTCGGAACTTCGTCTATCACCGGAATTTTCTTTACTACTTAAAGCGTCGCATTCTTCTGAAACAGCAGAGGTATCCCGAGCTTTACGATTCAGCCCCTTTGGCCAGCATCAGTTCGCTGGTGCAATTCGACGATCACTATGTGGCGCCCGCCTTCGGCTTTGCCGACGCGCGCGACTACTACGCAAAGGCCAGCGCACTTCCCTTCCTCACCCGTATTCGCGTCCCAACTTTGATTATCCATGCGCAGGACGATCCCTTCATTCCCTACACGCCGCTGGCGGAGTCTCTGAATCCGCAGCCGCAGAGCGACTCATCAAGTGTGGTGCTGACCACTGATAACGAGAACGTAATGCTGGTGGGGCCTGCGCGCGGCGGACATGTCGCGTTCGTCGGCGCCGACTCACTGGATGAGGATCGTTTCTGGGCCGAGAACCGGCTGGTCGATTTTTCAGAAATTGTGGCGGGGGACTGA
- the gatA gene encoding Asp-tRNA(Asn)/Glu-tRNA(Gln) amidotransferase subunit GatA, which produces MNKTISTLRDEISSGSVTARTAVESAVSSAERLNDDLNAFLEIDRGGALKRADAIDERIKAGDAPALAGIPVAIKDNICVRGLQTSCGSRILGPYKPPYNATAIERLVEAGSVIIGKTNCDEFAMGSSNENSAFGPVKNPWDTSRVPGGSSGGSAAAVAAGIVPVALGSDTGGSVRQPASLCGVIGVKPTYGRVSRYGLVAFGSSLDQIGVFARNASDAAAVLQIIAGRDPHDATTADVPVADYIGETEKNIAGMRLGVSRTLLGEGLDEEVRAAIETAIAAYRDLGAEIVDVELPHAKYAIAVYYIIATAEASSNLARYDGVRYGFRAEEAPALRDMYRKTREQGFGEEVKRRIMLGTYVLSAGYYDAYYLKAQKVRTMIQQDFATAFAKCDAVLTPTAPTPAFRFGEKVDDPLAMYLNDIYTVTANLAGIPGISVPCGLSSEGLPIGLQLLGPYWGEGTLFRLAHAYQKAHPLNAQPKIHA; this is translated from the coding sequence GTGAATAAAACCATATCCACACTTCGAGACGAGATTAGCAGCGGCAGCGTGACTGCCCGCACCGCTGTCGAGTCGGCCGTCTCGTCTGCCGAACGATTGAACGACGACCTCAACGCCTTTCTCGAAATCGATAGAGGTGGGGCGCTGAAACGCGCTGATGCGATTGACGAGAGGATTAAAGCAGGCGACGCACCGGCGCTCGCGGGAATCCCGGTCGCCATTAAGGACAACATCTGCGTGCGTGGCCTGCAAACGTCCTGCGGCTCGCGCATCCTCGGGCCGTACAAGCCGCCTTACAACGCCACTGCGATCGAGCGACTTGTCGAAGCAGGCTCGGTAATTATCGGCAAGACGAACTGTGACGAGTTCGCCATGGGATCTTCTAACGAAAATTCTGCGTTCGGCCCGGTGAAGAATCCCTGGGACACTTCGCGTGTGCCGGGCGGATCGTCCGGCGGCTCAGCAGCGGCCGTCGCGGCCGGAATCGTTCCGGTGGCCCTCGGCTCAGACACCGGCGGATCAGTTCGCCAGCCGGCTTCGCTTTGCGGAGTCATTGGCGTCAAGCCGACTTATGGTCGAGTATCGCGTTACGGTTTGGTGGCGTTTGGCTCTTCGCTAGATCAAATCGGAGTATTCGCGCGCAACGCGTCTGACGCAGCCGCAGTTTTGCAGATTATCGCCGGTCGCGATCCGCATGACGCGACTACTGCCGACGTGCCGGTCGCGGATTACATCGGCGAAACTGAAAAGAACATCGCCGGGATGCGCCTGGGAGTTTCGCGCACGTTGTTGGGCGAAGGCCTGGACGAAGAAGTGCGCGCGGCTATCGAAACAGCGATCGCCGCTTATCGCGATCTGGGCGCAGAGATCGTTGACGTCGAATTGCCCCACGCGAAATACGCGATTGCGGTTTACTACATCATCGCCACGGCTGAAGCTTCGTCGAACCTGGCGCGCTACGATGGCGTGCGCTACGGCTTTCGCGCCGAGGAAGCTCCCGCGTTGCGCGACATGTATCGGAAGACTCGCGAACAGGGTTTCGGCGAAGAAGTGAAGCGCCGGATCATGCTGGGAACTTACGTTCTTTCTGCCGGTTATTACGACGCTTACTATTTGAAAGCACAGAAGGTGCGCACGATGATCCAACAGGACTTCGCCACGGCTTTCGCCAAATGCGATGCGGTCCTGACGCCCACGGCCCCGACCCCGGCCTTTCGTTTTGGTGAGAAGGTCGATGATCCTCTGGCGATGTACCTGAACGATATTTACACGGTGACCGCTAATCTGGCGGGTATTCCGGGTATCAGCGTCCCGTGCGGTTTGTCGTCTGAAGGATTGCCAATCGGGCTGCAACTACTCGGGCCGTACTGGGGCGAAGGAACGCTGTTCCGGCTCGCGCACGCGTATCAGAAAGCACACCCACTAAACGCGCAACCAAAGATCCACGCGTAA